The following nucleotide sequence is from Tachyglossus aculeatus isolate mTacAcu1 unplaced genomic scaffold, mTacAcu1.pri scaffold_100_arrow_ctg1, whole genome shotgun sequence.
CCCGCAGCCAGGCCGCACGTTTCCAGTCACGgccgggcggggctggggggtgggggggactgggAAACTCAATCTCTTCCACCTCCCAAGATATATACccgtcctctcctccccctgcgcCGGCCAAAGGAGGACCGAGGGCTGAGCCTGCAGTGGTGTTGGTGGgcttggggtgaggggtgggggcacTCGAAGGAATCTCACTAGGAGAAACCTATTCAAGGGAGCACAGAAGGTGTGGGCTCCTTTGCCCACACTGGTCTATCTGCTCAGGGTGGGGTTGATCGAGACTCAAGGAAGAACCACCCCACCCATAATACATTTAGATCAGGGGGTGGGCATTGCAGTGGGGAACAAAGGTGTTGaattcagtaataacaataataatattaataatggtactatgtgccaggtacgcactggggtagatacaagaaattcgtgttggacacattctctatcccaaataggactcacagaattaatccctattttacagatgagggaacttgggcccagagaaatgaagtgacttgcccaaggtgtcatagcagacaagtggcagagccaggattaaaatgcaTGACCCTCagtctcccaagcctatgctctatccactaggccatgctgcttcctggaaggtcataacaataataataattgcactggCTCACTTGCTTTTAGAAGggacagcaagagagagagagggacggtAGATAACCGGAAGGACTTCCTGGAACCATGGCTGGGCTCTGCGTCAGAACAAGGGAGGAGGGTGACGACACCCCTTCTTTGGAGATATTCCAGGGAAAGTCCAGATACAGGGGCAGGGGCGCCCTCACCCCTGCTCTGTTTTCTCCTATTGTACCCCATCCAGGACGCCAGGGCAGCTGTATAGGGCTCTGTGCCCAAGGGGACGGGTCAGGACCATGGACAGTCCTTCGACACTGATTCAGGCGTCTTGGGAGCGGCGTCGGGCTTGGCTGAGGCAGGGCCGGCGCCGGCGGCctcgggggctggaggaggaggaggaggaagaagacccgAGAGCAGAGGCAACTGCAGAGCTTCCCGGGGAGCCCAAAGAGGAGCCCCCACTGCAGGATGATGTCTTCGAGGAAGGTGAAGGTGGCAGCTAGGGGAAACGTCGGTGGCGGGGGTGCTACGGGGGTGCAAAAGAGGGGACCAGTTTGCGGAGGCAGAATGGCTCCACcaggagaggagaaggctgaGAGCCTCTTCCAGTTCGGGAGCAGGGAGATTGGCTGGATTACTTTTAGGGGTCGCACCGGTCACCCGCGTCGCCTCAGATTCAGAGTTCGGCTGAAACGAGCGCACTCTAGCGGGATACTGTAAAACTCCAATGCTATAACCTGGTTTCTGTCCCCCAGGGAATCCCGCCCTCCAGATTGAGGATTGGCTGCGGAACTGCGGGTGAAACTCCACCATCACGGTCTATCCTCGACTGCCCTAACCCCTGCTCCAGCTCTCGCGGTTTtgcccggggtggggaggaaagggaggattgctGTAAGGGGTTCAGATATCTCGTCTGACCTGGAGAGCAGGAGGAtttgtgggaagaaaaggaggtgtTCTGAATTACAcacgcgtgcgcgcgcacacacacacacacacacacacacacacatacacactctgctTGTCCCTGTATCTTAGCAATTGTCTCTGAAAGTCtctgagtctctgtctctctgagtctTTAGAACTgtatctgtgtctctttctctacGTTTCTGTCACTGTGCCTCTTAGTTTCTGGGTTTTCggggtctctgtgtgtctgtgcctctgtgttTCTTTTactgtatctctgtctctctgcggcTCTGTCTCCTGACCCCGGAACCTCTCTGTTCCCTCCCGCGACGCTGCAGAGCTGATGCAGAGGGAGTCTCTCACTGACTCCCCTCTGGGGGCTGGGCAGAGGTGCTGAGCCGCCAGCCTGGGAAGGGAAATTCAGGTTTCTGATCGCCATTTGGGCACTCATTCGCTGAGGGAGATGGAGGCAGGCGCTTGGCTTTCTGATCCTaagcctcccccttctcctgggggCCATTGGTGCCAGGGGCGGCATCCTAGggttgcagagggagggcagggacaaCAAATCCTTGTCGCTGTGACAGGTCctcggaggagggggcagaggaggagtccagccTGTCAATAACCGACGGTGAGGTCTGAATCTGACCATGTGAACCCCGAAGGGGGTGACGAGGCGAGAGCAGGAGTGTTTATTGTGAGCTAATGTGGAGGCTTGTAAGCCTCTAGATATGGGTGAGTTGGGAAATGTGCACTTATGGGTGTTTTGGGTGTATACATATTTACAAATATGGATGTGTGCACCTGTGTTCATTTTTACAGAAGTGTATCTATGTAGCAGATGGGTGTACATCTGTGTGTTCGTGTGATAgcagtgtgtgtctttgtgttcgGTGTGTATGTGCGCAGGATGATGAATGCAAAGTTTTGCTTATGTAAGACTGTGTGAACGTGGTTTTTGTGGTGGTGGATGTGGGGAATGTCCTGTGTCCATGTGTTTGAATGTATTTGTGCCGTGGAGGGAGGTTTGTATGCGAGATTAGTTtatgtagatgataataataataatattgatatttgataagtgcttactatatgccatgcaatttgctaaatcctggggtatatacaggataGTCAGATTGAACCTAATCACTGTAGGTAAGAGGATTTGTGTAAATACCAGTTCTTTGGCCCCTCTCTCAATGCTCCTGTGGCTGCACCCCTCAATCCCTCACCtcacttcacccctccctctatcGTCCCCCTACCTGCCCTTCCATTCCTCCTTCTACCCCTCCTTTTatccctccctccaaccctccctccattcccctctgtctccgacgtcatctccaccctccctcccggccTGAAGTGTTCTACAGAATGGCCACCAGTTTGGAAGATGACCTGACCGTGGGAGCTGAAGGTAAAGAACAGGTCAATCACGAGGTTCTGGGGCGGAGGGAGGTGCGAATTCAAAGGGGCAAGACTGGAAAGGGAGGGCGCAATCGGAAAGAGGGGTGAATGGGCGAGGCCCGGGGAGTGAGACCCTGGAGGTGGCAGGAGTCAGCTTCTTCCAAGTAACCTCTTCCCGTCCTCACTTCCCGGGAGGGGGcacggagaaagagaagaagatcaGCCGCGCCAGACCCCGCCCCCCACACACCCTTTCTGTCCACCGGAGCTGCGGAAGCCCGTGGGCTGACATTATTGGAAGTGTGGAGGGTCAGGTCTCCGAGGATTGGAGATTGGCAGAAAGTGTAACTTGCCTCTTGGGCTGCTGGACATTGCCAACTGTGTCCTGATCGACTCAGTCATAGGCGAGGAGCAAGGTCGTGACAGTGGGAGCAATAGAGCGATAGGCGAGGGAATGAGGGGAGGgcgtgaaggcaggagggatagggagggaggggggaaaaacgtGAGGAGAGGGTGTGGAGAGTGCAgaacaggagggaggggggaaagtagGGTGGctaagagaagaagcgtggcttagtggaaagtggcttgggagtcagaggtcgtgggttctaatcctgtctcctccacttgtcagccgagTGACTgcgaaagtcagttaacttctctatgcctcagttacctcatctgtaaaatggggatcaagaatgtgagcccaatgtgggacatcctaattgccttgtatctattccagtgcttagaacagtgcttggcacacagtcagcgcttaacaaatatcaacattattattgttattattaagaacaggaGACGGATGgagttggagtggagagagggagggaagcggagagcagaaggagatgggaaaggggaaaataggaggaaagagcatgaggggaggaaagggaagagcaggagggaagggggtgagggagaagatcggaagggagtgagaggaggaaaacaggagaggcaatgggggaggagagtgtggagaaaggcagggagaaaggggagggaggaaaggcggACCGTCGGGAAAGTAGGTAGAGAGAGAATGTGGGGAGGAAAGCAGAGAGTTGGGAAAAAAGCTTTGATTTTAGGAGATTGACAGACAAATCGTCCCTCCTccatcacactctctctctctctccctccctccctccctctctctctctctctctctctgtctatctctctctctctctcactctctccccctttcgctCCCCCAACACCTCTGCAGGGATGCTGTTAGCAGCCAACGGGAAACTTTTCCCCAGGTGAGAAGCCGGCGTCCCCCTCGGGAGACGTAGCGGGCTTTGTCTTCCCCATGGCACGGTCTTGGCAGGAGTCACACTGCCCACCACGGAAGCGGGCGCCATTGTTGCTAGAGACCACTCTCAACCTTGCCagagtccgaggatgtgggtgcAGGGACTGATATCTGGTAtcgatccagcgcttagaatagttctttgcatatagtaagcacaattattattataattattattgagcagaTAAAAGAGCTAAATGGCCAGTCGATTCCTGTTTGTGCACACGGATTTGatttctccctcccaccaccccggAGAAGTTTCCTAAATCCGCTCATCTGTGGAGAGGCTGCAGAGGGCCCTGTCTCAGATATGTCTGTACACGACCCCCCGATGGGGCCCCACACCTCGCACGGAATCCCTGGACGGTTTCCCCGGCGCAGCCCCCACCAGGGGCCGCTTGGCCCGCATGGTGTAGGAGGCGATGGGCTGGGCTCGGGAGGAAGAGTTCCGTGAAGGGGTCAAGGCCAGAAACGACCCcgaagaaaagagggagacagtgagTCCCCCTGCGTCGTCCCGAATCCCTGTGCTCCTGGATCCGCAATGCAACCGCTAGtggtgtaaactccttgcaggcagggaggtGTAGCAAGGGAACGGCTGGGTTTAAGGGGCTGTGGAGAGGCTCGGAGGTCTCTTAAGGCATGGGCTGCAGCACCCTCAGTGACGCTCGCACACTCATCCCCGACAAATCCCAAATTAACCCCGGGCTGGGGCGGAGCCCACCAAGACCGGGCGGTCAGCTCTGATGCCTGggaagtggggaggtgggagggaggtttTGCGCCCGTGGGAAAGGCGCGAGGATTGAATCCCGCCCAGCACTGGATACGGAGGAGATGAATAAGGCTGCGTGCTGTGGAGGCGGGAACTAAACTGGTCAAATGTCCGaggctcctgtctcttccctgagCCGTGCCAGGGCTTTTGCTAGCAGGGAGGGGACCTCTGTGCTGCTGGAGGCGGGTCCAGCTAGGTCGCCGAGCTGTGGATGTGCTAGATGTTCTGAGGTTGTTTCCTTGAGCTCTCTGGGCTTCTTCACCCCAACCCGGAATCCCGGGGCCAGGGAGGCCCGCGACTTCATCACCTCCGCCCTCCTCTCTGCGTCCTTATTTATCCTAATCTCCGCCTCTGCTGTTCTCGGTCTTCGCAACTCTCCGGTATTCTCCCCGTCCACTTGGGGCAGTGAAAAGTTTGAAATGTGCCTTGAGATCCCTGGAGAACACCACTGGGTCGGAGGGGCTGCAGAAATGGGACCGGGTCGGTAtaaggaggaagggggctgggggaaacAGGTGGGGAATAGCACAGTTGTAGAAAGGGCAAGATCCCGGTGAGGAATAGGTGAATGTTCTCGCACCGACCTCGAGCCCATGGCCCGACCTTAAgctccatctttcattcattcgtacgttcattcattaagtcgtatttattgagctattactgtgttcagagcactatactaagcgcttgggaaagtacaatgcaacaataaacagtgacattccctgcccacaaagagcttgcagtctagacggggggaactgacatcaatacaaacaaataaaattgcaggtatgtacagaagtgctgtagggctgggaggggggaagagcagagggtgcaagttagagcgatgcagaagggaatgggaaatgagaaaaagtgaggcttagtctggtaaCGCCTCCTTGAAGGCCTTGTGCCTtactaaggctgtgaaggtgtgggggaagagagtaattgacggatttgaggagggagggcatcccagcccAGAGGCAGAACGAGGGCTAGGGATCGGCGCCGAGACAGGCATCGACCTCCTTGATGACCCCCCAGCCTCCTTGTGACAGCAAGGAGGCCGttgtagtaatccaggcaggatagaatgaatatatatatgaatatatgaatatattagcgtggtagcagtttggatggagagcaaagggcggagTTTAGCGGTTTagcgaaccaacaggatttagtaatttattgaatgtgtgggtagaatgacagagaagagtcaaggataataccaaggttacgggattgtgagaaaggaaggatggtgatgccgtttacagtgatgggaatgtcagagggaggacaaggtttaggtgggtagataaggagctctactttggacatattaagtttttggtgacgggaggacatccaaatggagatgttttTAAGACATTAcaagatgcgagactggagagagatcagaggtggagatgcagatttgggtatcatctgcctagaggtggtagttgaagccatgggaacgaatgagttctccaagggagtgggtgtagatggagaatagacagggaaccagaattgaaccttgagggacccacacagttagggggtaagaggcagaggaggagcatgcgaaggaatgaatggccaaagagataaAAGAAcaagagaggacagaatcagtgaagccaaggttggatattgttTTCAGAAGaatggagtggtccacagtgtcgaaggcatctgagagttcgaggaggattaggatggcgtaTAGGCCAtgggatctggcaagaaggagaacattggttacctttgagaaGGCCGTTCCCGTGGAgttgaggggatggaagccagattggagggggtcaaggagagaattggaggagaggaatttgaggcaatgtgtttagacaactcgctcaaggagtttggaaaggaatggaaggagggaaatggggtggtaactggagggagccgtggggtcaaggaagggttttggggggatagaggagacataggcatgtttgaaagcaataggGAAAATGTCATTTGAGAGCGAAAAGTTGAAGATAGGTGTtagagagggaagaatggagggg
It contains:
- the LOC119922194 gene encoding protein TESPA1-like; the protein is MDSPSTLIQASWERRRAWLRQGRRRRPRGLEEEEEEEDPRAEATAELPGEPKEEPPLQDDVFEEGNPALQIEDWLRNCGSSEEGAEEESSLSITDVFYRMATSLEDDLTVGAEGMLLAANGKLFPRLQRALSQICLYTTPRWGPTPRTESLDGFPGAAPTRGRLARMV